From a single Oscillospiraceae bacterium genomic region:
- a CDS encoding 16S rRNA (uracil(1498)-N(3))-methyltransferase, translating to MARFYRPLCVMPKFFLPNGSIDADVIPETISITGSDAYHLSRVLRARIGEELTVSDMRRRVFKGSITHISDDEVIIAVTDVTKEQAEPTVEVTLYQALVKGDKFDTVIQKSVECGVNRIVPVVCERCVVKLDEQSAQKKLTRWQKIADEAAKQCGRGILPRVEFPVTFNQAVEAMKKDDFPFMCYEGDDVIPIKRLLSEKSAFSYSFLIGPEGGFSSAECDIARGTIPLCGLGKRILRTETASSVVLSCIMYHTDNL from the coding sequence ATGGCTCGGTTTTATCGGCCTTTGTGTGTTATGCCTAAATTTTTTCTTCCCAACGGGAGCATCGATGCCGACGTTATACCCGAAACCATTTCCATAACGGGAAGCGATGCTTACCACCTTTCCAGAGTACTTCGTGCAAGAATAGGCGAAGAGCTTACTGTATCTGATATGCGAAGGCGTGTATTCAAGGGAAGCATAACGCATATCAGTGACGATGAGGTGATTATAGCCGTCACAGATGTCACCAAGGAGCAGGCGGAGCCCACTGTGGAGGTTACTCTTTATCAGGCGCTTGTCAAGGGTGACAAATTCGATACTGTCATACAAAAATCCGTGGAATGCGGTGTGAACCGTATTGTACCGGTGGTTTGTGAGCGGTGCGTGGTCAAGCTGGATGAGCAAAGCGCACAAAAGAAGCTGACGAGGTGGCAGAAAATTGCCGATGAAGCGGCAAAGCAATGCGGACGCGGCATACTCCCCCGTGTAGAATTTCCCGTGACCTTCAATCAAGCCGTGGAAGCCATGAAAAAAGATGACTTTCCGTTTATGTGCTACGAAGGCGACGATGTTATCCCGATAAAGCGGCTGCTGAGCGAAAAAAGTGCTTTCTCTTACTCGTTTCTTATCGGACCCGAAGGTGGTTTTTCCTCTGCCGAATGCGATATTGCGCGAGGCACAATACCTTTGTGCGGACTGGGCAAGCGTATACTCCGCACCGAGACAGCGTCAAGCGTTGTTTTATCCTGCATCATGTACCATACCGACAATTTATAA
- a CDS encoding PucR family transcriptional regulator: MSNRLFQGIIHQMKDTVNRTIGVVDENGVVISCNELVKIGDTFEGVRDEHPFNGGFVCEGATFKPIGVHGKSEYLAFVDGDDSIADSISSVLSITLGNLKEMHDDKYDKASFIKNIINDNILPSDIYIKAKELHMDHNVPRAVFLIKFFGKGDIVPIDLIQNLFPDKAKEYVISSGENEVALIKEFKSDVEPEELDKIAKNISDTVNAEFYLRVTIGIGTVVSNIKDLARSYKEAQVSIEVGKVFDIEKTIINYDNLGIGRLIYQLPTTLCEMFLHEVFKRGTIENLDRETLITIQAFFENNLNVSETSRKLFVHRNTLVYRLEKIRKITGLDLREFDNAITFKVALMVKKYLSSKNGKF; encoded by the coding sequence ATGTCCAACAGATTATTTCAAGGAATAATCCACCAAATGAAAGACACGGTCAACCGCACCATAGGTGTTGTTGATGAAAACGGCGTTGTTATATCCTGCAACGAGCTTGTAAAGATAGGAGACACCTTTGAAGGTGTTCGTGACGAACATCCCTTCAACGGCGGATTTGTATGCGAGGGCGCCACATTCAAGCCCATAGGTGTACACGGCAAATCCGAGTATCTTGCTTTTGTTGACGGTGATGACAGCATCGCCGACAGTATTTCCTCTGTTCTCAGCATAACTCTGGGCAATCTCAAGGAAATGCATGATGACAAATACGATAAAGCAAGCTTTATCAAGAACATTATCAACGACAATATTCTCCCCAGCGATATTTACATAAAAGCAAAGGAACTTCACATGGACCACAATGTTCCCCGTGCGGTGTTCCTCATCAAGTTTTTCGGCAAGGGTGATATTGTACCCATTGACCTTATACAGAATCTCTTCCCCGACAAGGCGAAGGAATATGTCATAAGCTCGGGTGAAAACGAAGTTGCTCTCATAAAAGAATTCAAAAGCGATGTTGAGCCCGAGGAGCTGGACAAGATCGCAAAGAACATTTCCGACACCGTCAATGCGGAATTTTATCTTCGCGTAACGATAGGCATCGGCACTGTTGTCAGCAACATAAAGGATCTTGCGCGTTCCTACAAGGAGGCACAGGTATCTATCGAAGTCGGAAAAGTGTTTGATATCGAAAAAACAATTATAAACTACGACAATCTCGGTATAGGACGTCTTATATATCAACTTCCCACCACGCTGTGCGAAATGTTTCTGCATGAAGTATTCAAGCGCGGAACAATTGAAAACCTTGACCGCGAGACTCTTATAACCATTCAGGCGTTTTTTGAAAACAACCTCAATGTTTCCGAAACCTCAAGAAAGCTGTTTGTACACCGTAACACCCTTGTGTACCGCCTTGAGAAAATACGCAAAATAACAGGGCTTGACCTGCGCGAGTTTGATAATGCAATAACCTTTAAGGTTGCTTTGATGGTCAAAAAGTATCTTTCGTCCAAAAACGGCAAATTTTAA
- the ftsE gene encoding cell division ATP-binding protein FtsE, with amino-acid sequence MIEFNNVTKVYENGTKALDNVSLRIEQGEFVFIVGASGAGKTTLTKLLMCEERLSSGTLNVNGYNLSRIPQRKIPFLRRTMGMVFQDFRLLPNMTVGENVAFAMRVIGEPKKVINTRVKNFLRLVGLSDKINDYPRQLSGGEKQRVALARALVNRPSVIIADEPTGNIDPIMSFDMIKLLLKINSLENMTVVVITHERDIVDAFNKRVITISDGCVISDKTGGMFE; translated from the coding sequence ATGATAGAATTCAATAATGTCACAAAGGTATACGAAAACGGCACAAAGGCGCTGGACAATGTTTCTCTGCGTATAGAGCAGGGCGAATTTGTTTTCATAGTCGGTGCTTCCGGTGCGGGAAAAACCACTCTTACAAAGCTTCTTATGTGTGAAGAGCGTCTCTCGAGCGGTACACTCAATGTAAACGGCTATAACCTTTCCAGAATACCTCAGCGTAAGATACCATTTCTCCGACGTACCATGGGCATGGTGTTTCAGGATTTCAGACTTCTGCCCAACATGACCGTCGGTGAAAACGTCGCCTTTGCGATGCGTGTTATCGGAGAGCCCAAGAAGGTTATAAACACCCGCGTGAAAAACTTTTTGCGTCTTGTGGGGCTTTCGGATAAAATAAACGATTACCCCAGACAGCTTTCAGGCGGTGAAAAACAGCGTGTCGCGCTCGCAAGAGCACTGGTAAACCGTCCGTCAGTTATAATAGCGGATGAGCCTACCGGCAACATCGACCCTATAATGAGTTTTGATATGATAAAGCTGCTTTTGAAAATCAATTCTCTCGAAAACATGACAGTGGTTGTTATCACTCACGAAAGAGACATTGTAGATGCCTTCAACAAGCGTGTTATCACCATCAGCGACGGCTGTGTAATAAGCGATAAGACGGGAGGTATGTTTGAATGA
- a CDS encoding FtsX-like permease family protein, whose protein sequence is MNNKPSQNSNKNRKASKRKYSMMYFLKLAITGITRNSVMSLASILVLTSCLVVMGSFWVVTEIINDNMSLLDGYNKVVAFVDYDADDITIASIKEKLSTLQTDGYIESFEFVSRDEALENEKSKYGEDYKELFENYLDENPLKHSYQITYTEGINVQDLVYRIQQIDGVYNIYNRVDIAENIENLKSAATFIFSWLLILLFVVSMFVIVNTIKASVYVRREEISIMSCVGATGFFITFPYMIEGFIIGILSSIFAFFCQMYIHKYMLTDIIGSYGVIQIMPFSQVQWLFMGAFLFIGIVTSVLCSIIPVGKYRKV, encoded by the coding sequence ATGAACAACAAGCCTTCACAAAACTCAAATAAGAACCGGAAAGCTTCAAAAAGAAAGTACAGTATGATGTATTTTCTTAAGCTTGCCATAACGGGTATCACCAGAAACAGCGTAATGTCACTGGCTTCCATACTTGTACTCACCTCCTGCCTGGTGGTAATGGGCAGCTTTTGGGTAGTGACAGAAATCATTAATGACAACATGTCACTTCTTGACGGCTACAACAAAGTTGTTGCGTTTGTGGATTATGATGCAGACGACATAACCATTGCCAGCATAAAGGAAAAACTGTCAACACTGCAGACAGACGGATACATAGAATCCTTTGAGTTTGTTTCACGCGATGAAGCACTGGAAAATGAAAAATCAAAGTACGGTGAAGATTACAAGGAGCTTTTCGAAAACTACCTTGATGAAAATCCTCTGAAGCATTCATACCAGATTACTTACACCGAGGGAATAAACGTTCAGGATCTGGTGTACCGCATACAGCAGATAGACGGTGTGTATAATATATACAACCGAGTTGATATTGCGGAAAATATCGAAAATCTCAAGAGTGCCGCAACATTTATTTTCTCATGGCTTTTGATACTGCTGTTCGTGGTCTCTATGTTTGTTATCGTAAATACAATAAAAGCATCGGTTTATGTACGACGCGAGGAAATAAGCATAATGTCATGTGTAGGTGCTACCGGTTTCTTTATCACCTTCCCCTACATGATTGAAGGCTTTATTATAGGTATCCTGTCTTCCATCTTCGCGTTTTTCTGTCAAATGTACATCCACAAATATATGCTCACCGATATAATAGGCAGCTACGGTGTTATTCAGATAATGCCCTTCTCGCAGGTTCAGTGGCTTTTCATGGGTGCATTCCTGTTTATAGGTATTGTAACCTCCGTCTTGTGCAGCATCATACCCGTAGGCAAATACAGAAAAGTATAA
- a CDS encoding Gfo/Idh/MocA family oxidoreductase has product MSVNVGILGLAHGHVQNYGKRWVDDPSIGVNIVAAWDHDKERLESVRATLKYEKEETAESLLARKDIDAVVISSETSLHAELVIKAAQAKKDIILYKPMALTLKQADAIVEAVEENGVRFTMGYQMRVDPQNQKIKELIKEKTIGETYMFRRRHGLGTHLWPGFENTWHVSAQYNRDIFADDSSHPIDLTNWIFGLPETVMAEMTTMNSNGIRNDTAVAVFKYPNGMIAEISLCFACTASEITTEVYGSKGAVQQYFGDATSCQTSRPRKEGTAGLKWFINGDANWTESDIPTPEAHGMRIGDQAIHFAEFLHGKREPICTARQGRDSLRMVLACYLSYREGKRVRIDDPRVYEI; this is encoded by the coding sequence ATGTCAGTTAATGTTGGTATTCTCGGTCTTGCTCACGGACACGTTCAAAATTACGGAAAAAGATGGGTAGACGACCCCTCCATCGGAGTAAACATCGTTGCAGCATGGGATCACGACAAGGAACGCCTTGAATCCGTCCGAGCAACACTGAAATATGAAAAAGAGGAAACTGCAGAAAGTCTGCTCGCAAGAAAAGATATTGATGCTGTTGTTATTTCCTCCGAAACAAGTCTTCATGCCGAGCTTGTAATCAAGGCGGCACAGGCAAAAAAAGATATAATTCTTTACAAGCCCATGGCGCTTACACTTAAGCAGGCCGATGCAATCGTTGAAGCTGTTGAGGAAAACGGCGTCCGTTTTACAATGGGTTATCAGATGCGTGTTGACCCTCAGAATCAGAAAATAAAAGAACTCATTAAAGAAAAGACCATCGGTGAAACATACATGTTCCGCAGACGTCACGGTCTGGGCACCCACCTCTGGCCCGGATTTGAAAACACCTGGCATGTTTCTGCGCAGTACAACCGCGATATTTTTGCCGACGATTCCTCCCACCCCATTGACCTTACCAACTGGATTTTCGGTCTTCCAGAAACCGTAATGGCTGAAATGACCACCATGAATTCCAATGGTATACGCAACGATACGGCTGTGGCTGTATTTAAGTATCCCAACGGTATGATTGCAGAAATATCCCTCTGCTTCGCCTGCACTGCTTCCGAAATAACCACAGAGGTTTACGGCTCCAAGGGTGCTGTTCAGCAGTACTTCGGTGACGCCACCTCGTGTCAGACATCGCGTCCCCGCAAGGAAGGTACAGCGGGATTGAAGTGGTTCATAAACGGCGATGCAAACTGGACCGAAAGCGACATTCCCACTCCCGAAGCACACGGAATGCGTATAGGCGACCAGGCGATACATTTCGCCGAATTTCTCCACGGCAAGCGCGAGCCGATTTGCACCGCACGTCAAGGAAGAGATTCTCTTCGCATGGTACTGGCGTGCTATCTGTCTTACCGCGAAGGTAAACGAGTACGCATAGACGATCCAAGAGTTTACGAAATCTGA
- a CDS encoding PDZ domain-containing protein, giving the protein MNRKISLGAALAIMLLGVLITFQITVISVDKQYSEKLAEITSNQINYQKLSTIDQTVRRNFVKPIDEEALENQLITGYFKGLGDKYSYYMTPNEYAAYLSLSSDKKVGIGITASYDIENDAIAVYSVVSGSPAATSGITAGDLIIAVDGNSVSDVGYHSAVEMVSGEIGSVCTLTVLSGTGRKVRKDVKVTRAQIEIQSVFSRMIDEKIAYVSISEFSESTASQFISAMDNLIASGAQRFIYDIRSNPGGELDSVRAVLDYLLPEGPIIRMYSADGTETSLQSDARCVDYPSVTLINIATASAAELFAAALKDYGMTTLVGETTFGKGSIQTTITLPDRSGITLSTAMYSPPKSDSIEGVGVKPDIEIKQDIYNDLNLIDTLTDTQLKKAIELLSDNN; this is encoded by the coding sequence ATGAACAGAAAAATATCATTGGGGGCAGCACTGGCAATAATGCTTCTCGGGGTGCTGATAACCTTTCAGATAACAGTCATTTCGGTTGACAAGCAGTATTCCGAAAAGCTTGCCGAAATAACTTCCAACCAGATAAATTACCAGAAGCTTTCCACCATCGATCAGACCGTACGACGCAACTTTGTAAAGCCCATTGACGAAGAGGCGCTTGAAAATCAACTTATCACCGGCTATTTTAAAGGACTCGGTGATAAGTATTCCTATTATATGACCCCGAACGAATATGCCGCGTATCTTTCGCTTTCGTCGGACAAGAAGGTCGGAATCGGAATCACCGCAAGCTACGACATTGAAAATGATGCCATTGCTGTTTACAGTGTCGTATCCGGCTCACCTGCCGCGACAAGCGGCATTACCGCGGGAGACCTTATAATCGCCGTTGACGGGAATAGTGTAAGCGATGTGGGCTATCACAGTGCGGTCGAAATGGTTTCGGGCGAGATTGGTTCGGTATGTACGCTGACAGTTCTTTCCGGAACAGGGCGCAAAGTCCGGAAGGACGTTAAGGTAACTCGTGCTCAAATCGAGATACAGTCCGTATTTTCGCGTATGATAGATGAAAAAATCGCATATGTTTCAATAAGTGAATTTTCCGAAAGCACGGCTTCTCAGTTCATTTCCGCCATGGATAATCTGATAGCTTCGGGAGCGCAAAGGTTTATTTATGACATACGTTCAAACCCCGGCGGCGAATTAGACAGTGTGAGAGCTGTTCTTGACTATCTGCTTCCTGAGGGACCCATTATACGCATGTATTCGGCAGACGGAACGGAAACATCACTCCAAAGCGATGCAAGATGCGTCGATTATCCTTCTGTAACTCTTATAAATATAGCTACCGCAAGTGCCGCAGAGCTTTTTGCCGCCGCGCTTAAGGATTACGGTATGACAACACTGGTCGGCGAAACCACTTTTGGAAAAGGTTCAATACAAACCACTATCACACTGCCCGACCGAAGCGGTATAACACTTTCCACAGCTATGTATTCTCCGCCCAAGAGCGACAGCATAGAAGGTGTTGGTGTAAAACCCGATATTGAAATCAAGCAAGATATTTACAACGACCTCAATCTGATTGACACACTGACAGATACTCAGTTAAAAAAAGCCATTGAACTTTTAAGCGATAATAATTGA
- the greA gene encoding transcription elongation factor GreA encodes MKDEHVLLTQEGYDKLKAEYDYLRLTRRQEVINAIKVAKAFGDLSENSEYDEAKNEQAEVEHKIAELEVMLKNVKIIEKTSTSVISMGSTVKIYDCEFEEEMTYTIVGSAEANLDEGQISDESPIGHALLGKKAGDIVDVETPGGVIKIEVLEIQ; translated from the coding sequence ATGAAAGACGAGCACGTTTTATTAACCCAGGAGGGATATGACAAATTAAAGGCCGAATATGACTACCTCCGTCTCACAAGACGCCAGGAAGTAATAAACGCCATCAAGGTGGCAAAGGCTTTTGGTGACTTATCCGAAAACAGCGAATATGACGAAGCAAAGAACGAGCAGGCAGAGGTCGAGCACAAGATTGCCGAGCTGGAGGTCATGCTCAAAAATGTTAAAATAATTGAAAAAACCTCCACTTCCGTTATTTCCATGGGAAGCACCGTAAAGATTTACGACTGCGAATTTGAGGAAGAAATGACATACACCATCGTTGGCTCCGCAGAAGCCAATCTTGACGAGGGACAGATTTCCGATGAATCCCCCATCGGTCACGCATTGCTGGGCAAAAAAGCTGGCGACATTGTAGATGTTGAAACTCCCGGCGGAGTTATCAAAATAGAAGTTTTGGAAATTCAGTAA